The following proteins are encoded in a genomic region of Nicotiana sylvestris chromosome 4, ASM39365v2, whole genome shotgun sequence:
- the LOC138889865 gene encoding uncharacterized protein, with protein sequence MTNPQDNPGTPPQPTPSDLSTPHPPSMTPKPRLRRVKMLARKTVASGALSKKLNEQLKASQAQDSNSNSDSESYKFASEGERPGSSNSAKAQESPSKVSSSLIENLENRFVLVGPIRDVELPELRRSEGKKKVEKENEREGECGDVRGKGKGVADYSPTVVLPAPSICGKDEPGSSTEETLADHLKKVRASYDPKKKTPTPKSPSALKPSKKRKASSQATTAPSLPKGRATRSMVKQSESDLQKALAESKKKRIDKGKGKVTEPSKAVDVKEMEQIHQEKVTTMEVQTPKPKKIRTSSKKSSSVSEAPEPSFAKRTRSAVKGKQGRVSEEEEWSGDEESESYGKQDKLAMFGKRNFLKGRLLKDLVEPGMVCLVDTLAAQGWKAMVLQMDGILSRNEIIEFMANAEVKDGKVTSKVKGVQVTFDAEKLGEILDIPAEGYDDYTR encoded by the exons ATGACAAACCCACAAGACAACCCTGGAACTCCTCCACAGCCCACTCCCTCTGATTTATCTACCCCTCATCCACCTAGCATGACTCCCAAACCCAGGCTAAGAAGAGTAAAAATGCTTGCTCGCAAAACGGTGGCATCTGGTGCTCTctcaaagaaattgaatgagcAATTAAAGGCAAGTCAGGCTCAAGATTCTAATTCTAACTCTGATTCTGAGTCGTACAAATTTGCTAGTGAAGGGGAAAGACCTGGGTCTTCTAACTCTGCGAAGGCTCAAGAAtccccttctaaggtaagttcttctttgattgagaatttagaaaataggtttgttttagttgggcCTATCAGGGATGTGGAATTACCAGAGTTACGAAGGAGTGAAGGTAAAAAGAAAGTTgagaaagaaaatgagagagagggtgaatgtggtgatgtgaggggaaaagggaaaggagtGGCTGATTACTCACCCACCGTTGTATTGCCTGCACCTTCTATTTGTGGG aaagatgaacctggttcatcaactgaagagaccctagcagacCATTTGAAAAAGGTAAGGGCAAGTTACGATCCAAAGAAAAAGACTCCCACACCAAAATCCCCTAGTGCTCTTAAaccttccaagaaaagaaaggcctcCTCCCAAGCAACTACAGCACCTTCCTTGCCAaagggaagagccacaagaagcatGGTGAAACAAAGTGAGAGTGATCTACAAAAGGCTCTGGCTgaaagtaagaagaaaaggaTTGATAAAGGAAAGGGTAAGGTTACAGAGCCCTCAAAAGCTGTTGATGTTAAGGAGATGGAACAGATCCATCAGGAGAAAGTTACAACaatggaggttcagacccccaaaCCTAAAAAGATCaggacttcttccaagaagtcttcctctgtgtcTGAGGCTCCTGAACCTTCTTTTGCCAAGAGGACCAGGTCTGCAGTAAAAGGCAAACAAGGTAGAGTTTCTGAAGAAGAGGAATGGAGTGGTGATGAAGAAAGTGAGTCTTATGGTAAACAAGACAAGCTGGCCATGTTTggaaaaagaaattttttgaaaGGAAGACTGCTGAAAGATTTGGTGGAACCAGGGATGGTTTGTTTGGTTGACACACTAGCTGCTCAGGGCTGGAAGgccatggtccttcagatggatgggatATTGTCCAGAaatgaaatcattgaattcatggcaAATGCTGAAGTCAAAGATGGCAAAGTTACAAGCAAAGTCAAAGGAGTTCAAGTGACATTTGATGCAGAGAAACTAGGAGAGATTCTAGACATCCCTGCTGAAGGATATGATGATTACACCAGATAG
- the LOC138889866 gene encoding secreted RxLR effector protein 161-like, with the protein MDESKEIDTLIATSTKLDIDEPGSSVDQKLYRGMIGSFLYLTASRPDIVFSVGLYARFQANPKKFHLTAVKRILRYLKGTTDLCLWYPKGSNFNLVGYVDADYAGILVDRKITSGMAHFLGSCLVS; encoded by the coding sequence atggatgaatcaaaggaaatagacacactCATTGCAACAtctactaaattagacatagatgaacctggttcatctgttgatcagaagttgtataggggtatgattggttcatttttgtatcttactgctagcagacctgacatagttttcagtgtaggACTTTATGCTCGTTTTCAGGCAAATCCTAAAAAATTTCACCTGACTGCTGTTAAGAGGATACTGAGgtatttgaaaggcactactgatctgtgtctttggtaccctaaaggtagtaatttcaatctagtagggtatGTTGATGCCGACTATGCAGGtatccttgtggataggaagatcacctcaggtatggctcattttcttggttcatgtcttgtatcataG